From the Acomys russatus chromosome 8, mAcoRus1.1, whole genome shotgun sequence genome, the window GCAGTTTCCATGGATGTTTGCTATATACTGATtctctaaaaatatatttctagttCATCCTCAATTGTCTCTGTCTAAATGAAGTCATTGAATACTCAGGTGCTCATTTATAGTCTTTACATTTTAGAAATCTTTTTGTGCACAGTCTTCTGAAGTCAGGTAATGAAAACTCTTAACAAAAACTTATCAGGCAACCAGATAAGAATTTTGATCTGATTTCACTATAATGAGTAGAAattacacacaattaaaaattacCATGTATTGCACTTCAtgcgtttttgttgttgctaattTTTATAATCACTCATGTTAAACTTTAATTCtacacaggaagctgagaaataAGGTAGAATCAGAAAAATGGGGAACATGGCAAGACATTAAAGAAATAGGCAGCTAACTTATTAATACATTTAGATAACATATATATTCAGTTGATTTTAATGAACTCACCACAAAAGGTGGTGAATATATAATACAATGGCTCAAGCACTTTCAACTACTATTATGATAGTAGAAAAAATCATGAATTATTTTTGCCTTTAATCCACTTTCTGCCTTTTCATCTGACCATGTTGCACTCAACATCATGATAGGCTCAGAATTTGATAAGTTGTCAggttttttccatttcttatttaaaagacTGTGTCACCATATGTCACTTTTTTTCTAGTATTCTctttatgtcatttttataacAGTGTATattctttagaaaataattatgtaCATTAACCAGGCTTACTTTATATGTTCACTTaacatatgatatataaaatgTGGGTGACCACCATCAGTTTTTGGAAGCATTACGGAGTTTGCCTTAATTTTATTATCTCAAAAACAGGAATTGGTATGGCAACGGTAACAAGTCATAAGAATTAATGTCCATATGAATAGTGAAACATAATCAGATATCTAGAATGgtaagagatttttattttagtaaattcCTGTGAATGATGCAAATAATTACTTTCATTCCAcaaacccccaccccccgcccgggTGATTCTCTATATGCCAGATGCTCtggtttcttatttattttccttgctaaCAATTCTTTCCTCTCCATGTTATCTCACAACTCTTTGGTCAACTTACATTCCTATATGTACATGAGGAGCATAAAGAGTATAAAATCTGCCACATCATCAGTAAAGTAGCATCAAGAAAATGGAGACGTCTGACATTTGTTCTAAAACCTATGTTTCAAGCCATTTCAAACAAATTCATGCAGtagacaaataaattaaattatttgattttttgaaGACAATTTTCCAAGAGATTTTAAGTTTTCTGACTGACTTTCTAGATATTAAtacatctctttttttctgaaagtgttcCTATTTTCTTCAACAGACGATCCACAAATTGAGTAATTGAATTGAGCTCTGAGGGAAGGaagagcattcttttttttactattcttttATTCCACCTTTGCTGCATATATATGCTATGTCAATAGCATTTGGATTGTATAGTAAGAAGGTTTTTATTCATCATGATACATATTAGCATTCCATTttataacaaaatgaaaagtattcTGTGAGTCTGTCAATAATTTTTGTTCTACAATTTATCTCATTACTTTTATACCAAGTGAATTCTGATTACTTACTAACAGTCCTTATAAAGTGTGACCCTATGGTCTGATTGAATCTTACATTTTGCAAGGTGGATTGAGATTGTGtcattttgttatagatggtGACATGACATTGAATTTTCTATGAGATATTGTAATAATTCAGATTCCATATTCTCAACCTTGAAGTAAATTCAATATTTCCTGTTCACAGCTaaagaatatttaatatattcatttagaGCAATATCAGTATGAATTCAAGACACTTCTTGGAAATAGACTTTAACTTCTTGGCTCTTTATCAAGATGAACTTCAATAATTCTTTCAGTGGGACATATTATTAACAATGCTGTGTAAGTCTTGATTGGGACTTGAAAAATACAGAACAATATGATCACAAGGAAAATGATCAAAGCTTTGATGAAATTCCATATCTATAGGTCATAATGAATAAAGTTACTTCATCTATTATGTGTTTTAGGATGCTACTAATATTTTCTCCAACAGCATGTAAAGGTATTCATTGTTGGAAATAGAGGGGGGTgatgggaagaaacaagtgaggggataacaattgggatgtaatctgaataaaattatttaaaaataaataaaatgtaaaaaatagtaTCACGGAACAgtatttcatttgtcttttcacAATTGAGATATAAGACATTTATTACCAGAAATAGATTAGTCCATGGATTGTTGTTACATGCCGCTGAATGCGTATTTAGTGAACTccaaattataaaaacataacCAAAAGTCTTCTTGCTGACAGAATTTTTTCAGCTGTCTGTTATgcgaaaaaaaacccacacagttTCTTGCTGTCGATGAGTACATAAAGACATGGTGAGGACAGTTCCTCAGTTGAGAGGTGTTACTTAAGCAAGATAGAGAATGGAAAATGCAGTAATGCAACAGTAAACGAAGCTCTTGAGTTAAAAACATGAAAACCTAACCATGTAAAAAGTGAAAGTGTGATTGTTCATGTCAGTGTCACCACTGTGTTTATTATCATAATGATAGACAGGCATAAGCAAGGTTATAATTGTGGTGTACTAGCCAGCTAGACTCACCTGCTAGATTAGTTCCAGACTAGTAAAAGACactgcctgaaaaacaaacaaacaggaccaAGGTTGTCTCCAGACAtgcacaccacagagagagagagagagagagagtgacacagagagagagagaaagagagagagagagagagagatagaggagaggaggggagagagagagagagagagagagagagagagagagagagagatgggggagagagaacaTAATATAAAATTGTGTGGCGAGTAGAGATAAGGGTATGGGAGAGAATTTGGATCAAAATACTTTACATGAAAAACATTATCAGCTTTTCGCCAAGATGGCGCTGAAAGTGAAGAAGgaagctcctgcccctcccaaagCCGAAGGCAAAGCGAAGGCCTTGAAAGCTAAGAAGGCGGTGCTGAAAGGCGTCCACAGCCACAAGAAGAAGATCAGCACGTCACCCACCTTCCGGCGCCCCAAGACCCGGCGGCTACGGAGGCAGCCCAAATACCCTCGAAATAGCGCCCCCAGGAGGAACAAGCTTGACCATTATGCCATCATCAAATTTCCCCTGACCACCgagtcagccatgaagaaaatagaagacaATAACAAACTCGTGTTCATTGTGGACGTCAAGGCTAACAAGCACCAGATCAAACAGGACGTGAAGAAACTCTACAACACTGATGTGGCCAAAGCCAACACCCTGATAAGGCCTGAGGGTAAATAGgggataaaaaataaatgactccAAACTTGCATGACAAAGGCATTGTTTTTAGCTTGTGGTTCTCTAGATCACAAATTAGTATATATTTAGTTTAAAATGCATAGTTTATTTAGTTGTAATTAGTATGAtagtttaaattttcattaaaatatttgatgTCTGTCAGACatcttgggccagaaggctgaagatgatgcgccaacattatagaaagttttggttgactgtttaggcagcgtaaactgtctctctcatctcgttttggaagctgctaacctgcacttcctgtctgcacaattaattttattctttgtcaGGTCtatgatgaggttgaagaccagatagttccttttacaatttagcttagttgttggggttaagattttttaggtctagatggatgttttaagttgctagagataagatatgatagatactgatttacatgaataattttagatgcaccaggataggaaatGTGATTtttacaaggttgccaaatacaaatagccaaaacactatgaatgtaacatttatataattcctggctgtttcctggttcttcttgctgtaggtagtttattgtatatatgtataataatataaatgtatatgtaaaaaaagaaaaacaataaaaaaggaaaagaaaaattttgatgTGTGTTATATAAATTCTCATTATATTTATACTCtaatataaaaattttctttaaaaattttatgtgtacatttttaataaaaattagaaacctggcatatatatatgtgtgtgtgtgtgtgtacatatatgtgtatatatatatatacatcatatatacatatatattcttttaacaTATTAGTAttgctatttaaatatatatatatgaaggtaAAACAGAAAATAGTGCTTTAGTACATAAAATATCAATTGTTACCTACCCACTACACTCTAATTTCTTAGattgtaaaatatttcttattaagATGAGTAGTGATTTTTTCAAAAGATTAATGTGATCAGTGTTTGATTATGTCTAAGAGAGAGCAAGGTTGATAATACTTACTAATTTTCCACTAAATATGCCTAATTAATATTTGAATTACACATCCTTCCTGTTGTTCAAGGCAGGTTACTTAAGAAATCACAGATATTCATCAATAATTATTGGAAGTCATAGAAAGTTTCAGAGAAAGCATACTTTAATTTCAATTCTGCCACGTTGGTGCTTACTTGATgtatggttttgtgtttgttttaagtcttttaaatttATAAGTAGATGGTGTAAAAAGACCTTCATGGTAAGGACtatgaagaagaaatgagattaaACACTTCACATCCCAACTGAGAAAAATGTAGCTGTTTTCTAGTGCATTTGAAATTATGCAGCCATTtaattttacacatatttttgtGATGAAATGATTTTAGACCATTAAAAATAATCAGGTTAATATCATGTAAGTGACTGCTGCCAAAAATGATATGTAATCTTCCTTTCAATTAATGCTGTCTAGAAGTAAAATGTCTTCATTGGTGTACATGAAGTACCAAAGTGTACTTCTGAAGATATTTGCAATACACTCTAGCTATATTAAACCCTTAATTAAAAAGCTGCTTTACCAAAATATTCTATATTCAGAATATGTATCACGTTTCTTCTAAAAGGCAGGTTTGTAAGGGGCACTGGAAGACAGGAGTGCAGAGTGCAGGGAGAAAGAACATAACTCCAGGCCACTCTGAAGTTCACCAGGATCTCTCTGCTCTTGCAAGAAAGGAAATCAGAATCAAAAGTATCCTGGACCTTTGAAAACATCATCTTATCTTTTCCCTCAAAAACCTTTTCAGTCCTTCAGAGTCTATCTTTAGAAATCAATGCATGTGTCCCCCTTAGGGCCATACCATATCCCTCATCACTTAGCAGTCAGTGCCTAAACTGACTATTgaggcggggggggcggggggggggggactacaTGCTGTGTGACACACAGCAAGGGTTCTTAAGAAGATTTTATACTTCAAAAATGTGGCAGAGTAAGATTTTCCACCCACAAGAGGAGCAAGCTGTTCTTAGATATTTTCCTAGAAGTGGGATTTTAGCCAGCTCTATGTTACAGcagaaataaatttctaaaaagtgaaattttcttttgtttttttcttttttacctctAGAACGTGTGTTATATGTAAACACAGCAGTAAGCCACCCTGTGTGCGTGAATGGAGTGTTGTGTACACTAATCATATCACTTTTAGAGTCAAGTtcataaatgttaaaattaaataaatgacagTCACAATGATTCATGAATGAATTGTGCACATATGTACCCATTAGGGTACCAAAGAACAGTTCATCAGAGAAGAGGTGGGAGCATGGGCCTTGCACTAACTGAAGCGCCATCTGTATGTTCCACTTAGCTGTTTGCATTGCCCTAAAGCAAGATAAGTTCTAAAATAGTGTTATTTTTATGAAGTATACTATTGTGTCAGCTGCTTTTcctgctgctataacaaaatatctgacattGCAACTCAAAggaagcagtttttgtttttctttttttctaaaaaacaGTTTGGGTTGATACAGTCTCTCATAGCATAGGAGTTTTTCTAGCTGGAGCAAGAGGCTGCTTCCATGGCATCCGTAGTGAGCACCCTTATAACAATgacttgcttgatttttttttttttgctttcttctccttGTGTTGgtgaaaatgaatttcaaaagCATTAGGTCAACTAAGCAACACTCTACTAATTAGGGTCTGAGATTATATGACCACAAAATTGTATGGCtgaaatcattaatttttttctgttgtatttaTGTCTTTAAAGGGTTTGCTTTTCAGTGTTGAAGGGAAAAGGTGATTCAGCCTTAATTTAATACTGATTAACCATTTTTCTTCACCTtcataaacagaaacaaactgaaaCCTAATAATAAAATCAGCCTATACTGAGTTTTTAAGGTACAGAtcttggaaaatatattttaaatgcatattattCTATTATAAACTATAATGAACTATATTATTCtattataaaattttctttctaatgtactctattaattttttaattttcatgtatataAAACAGTTTTCATATTCAGtgcacatatttcatattttaaagtataatcaGATATATGAAAtatctattttcattaaaaaagaaaaatagaaggacaAAAATGAGGGAGGAAGGTAGGATTAGGGAGGCGATGAGGGAAGGcactacaattggaatgtaaagtgaacaaattaaaattaaaacaattaaagaagTATTTACATTTCTATGTAAGCCTTGAAGATTGCATTGtgcttttctgttatttcttttctttgttgatcttaagcaaataaaaatacaccattgaaacaattctttaaagaTGACTTTTATGAAATTTAAGCAGTATAATTCTGTGAAAGTGACAGCAGTTAGTGTGCAAATATTTCTCTTCTGACACGCAGATGTTTGGATTCACTATGCAATCTGTATTAGTCATTGTTCTCCAGAGAAAACGCACACACTCTATGGTTTGTTAAAGTGACCTACAGACTGTGGTGTAACTAGGTCAACAATGACTGGGCTGTTCACTAACAGAAAGCCTGAGAATCGGGTTGTCGCTCAGTCCCTGGGGTCAGATATCTCTGCTGGTTTTCAATCTTAGAGTCTTTGCTGGAATGCTAGAGAAGTATGTTCCAATACCAGCAAAGGAATGCCTCACTAGCagaataagtaaatacatttccCAAAGAAAGTAAGCGAAAGAAAGCTTACTTTTTCCACATAATCTgcaactagtgtgtgtgtgtatgttttgtattgtttttatctCAAATGATACAATCAGAAAACATCTTCAATGCTGTTCCAAATTTCTTTGGTTTTCATTGATTCCAGATGTGGTCTAGTCCAGATGTAGCTATCACACAATCAGAATCAAGAATACTACAGTGGGGAAAGAGAAGATCAGTAAAATGTATTTCTGGCATCATGGTTTATAGTTTTAGAATAGTGACAGAATTTAAGCAGACTCAAAATTATTAAGCAATCTGCTCAATATGCATTTCTGAGATATGCTATATTCATCTTCAAATATGTCAATTTGAGTATAGGTGTATAACTACAGTGTCCACAGACACAGCTAGGCTTCTGTGACCCGTGGTCACACTCAGCTCCAGGGCAGACTTCAGTACTTCTGCAGTAACTGTACTTGGCAAATTTTGCCCAGTTTTGCCAAAATATCTCATTTTATCTTGTCTATACTAATAAAATTTATTGtactcttttctgctttttaaggGGAAAAAGACCAACAAAGTATAAAGATATAATCAATTTCCATCATCTTTATATTAAAACAGAAGATTTAAGACTTCCAATTTCCTTTTCCTGCTTGAGTAGTAATTACCAAGATTAGATCAGAGTCTCCGTATTGTAATTAGTTATAGCCATTTGAGAAGTTACTGATTAtctacatttttctaaaaattttctaTTGATATGGAAAACtacagtatataaaataaaaaggcacattCATATCAGTGTACTTAAAGATAAATAactgcatttaaatattttctatgtttttctaATTCTGGACAAGTTGCTTTTAAAGTTgtatcttatttcttttatttctgtttttatttatttattttttttgccaaaggttatatatagtttattga encodes:
- the LOC127193210 gene encoding 60S ribosomal protein L23a-like, with the translated sequence MALKVKKEAPAPPKAEGKAKALKAKKAVLKGVHSHKKKISTSPTFRRPKTRRLRRQPKYPRNSAPRRNKLDHYAIIKFPLTTESAMKKIEDNNKLVFIVDVKANKHQIKQDVKKLYNTDVAKANTLIRPEGK